Genomic DNA from Candidatus Methylomirabilota bacterium:
GGATAGCATCTTCCGGTACTTGTCCTCGATGGCTCGCTTCTGGCGCTCCCACTGGGCCTCGAAGCGCTGCTGCTCCTTCTGGCGGCATGCCGAGGCGCCCGGGCCTCCCGGACAGCGCCCGAAGGCCTCCCACATGGCCGCGCGATTGGTGTCCTCGGCGCCTTCTATCTCTGAAAGCATCAAGCGCCCGACCACGTTTCGGGCCTGCTGAGGCCGGGCGCAGTCCATCTCGAGCTGGGCCCAGCCGATCGACCAGCCGAGAATGACCCCCACGACCCAGACCACCGAGCGCATGCTCACGTCGCTGCGCCAGAAGGTCCGAAGGTGACTGTAAACCCTTGTCTTGGCTCGCAAAGTCGCTTGACAGCCCCAGTAGGGTCGTTTAGACTCTCGCCACTCCAGCTGCCCCGGCACGGCTAATCCCCCAGGGCCTCGTGCCCGGGACAAGGCTCGGACGATTGTGGAAACTCTCTCCAATGGCGCAGGCGAGTGTCGCTTCACGGATCCCATGTGATCCGGGCGATGTTGCGCGACCACAGACGGCGCGAATGCTGACCCCAGGCCTCGACACCCTTCCGAAGCTCGCCCTGGACAATTCCCAGCGCCTCGCCGCCACCGTGGCCATCCGCGAGAAGGAATTCGGGATCTGGCAGGCCCACACGTGGAAGGACTACGTCGATCACGTGCGACGAATCGCGCTCGGCCTCGCCAGCCTCGGCTTCCGCCGCGGGGACAAGCTCGCCGTCATCGGCGACAACCGCCCCCAGCTCTACTGGACCATGGTGGCGGCTCAGGCCCTGGGCGGCGTGCCCGTGCCCATCTATCAGGACGGGATAGCCGCCGAGATCCACTACGTCATCGATCACTCCGAGTCCCGCATGATCATCTGCGAAGACCAGGAGCAGGTCGACAAGATCCTGGAGATGAAGGACAAGCTGCCATTGGTCGAGGTCATCGTCTACGACGATCCCAAGGGCATGCGGCACTACGACCATCCGTGGCTCGTGAGCCTCGATCAGGTGCAGGCGCGGGGCGTCGAGTTCGCGCGGGACCACCCCGGCCACTGGGACGCGGAAGTGGCCCAAGGGCTCGCCACGGATCTGGCCATCATCAACTACACGTCGGGGACGACGGGGTTCCCCAAGGGCGTCATGATCTCCCACGGCGCCCTCATCGCCACCGCGAGGCATTTCCTCGAGGTCGAGCCCATGACCAGGGGCGACGAGATCATGGCGTACCTGCCCATGGCGTGGATCGGGGACAGCTTCTTCTCCCTGGCCGTCGCCTTCCTCGCCGGGTGCACGGTCAACTGCCCGGAAGACGCCTCCACCGTTCGCCACGACTTCCGCGAGATTGGCCCGACCATGACCTTCGCGCCCCCGCGCATCTGGGAGAACATCCTCTCCCAGGCCCAGGTGCGCATCGAGGACGCCAACTGGCTCCAGCGGCGCCTCGCGAAGTTCTTTCTCCCTCGTGGAATGCTCAAGGCGCGGCTCGAGCTCGAGGGCAAGCCGGTGCCCGCTCAGCTTCGCACCCTGTCCTGGCTCGGGCGCTGGCTCGTCTTCGACCCCCTCCGCGACCAGCTGGGCTTTCGTCGCATCCGCGCGGCCATCACGGGTGGCGCCGCCCTCGGCCCCGACATGATCCAGTTCTTCCGGGCCATCGGCGTCAATCTCAAGCAGCTCTACGGCGCCACCGAGTGCTGCGCGCCGGCCACCCTGCACCGGGACGGTCGGGTCAAGCTCGAGACGGTGGGCTCGCCGCTGCCCGGCGTCGACATCAAGCTCTCCGATCGGGGCGAGGTCCTCATCCGCACCGACGGTCTCTTCGCCGGTTACTACAAGAACCCTGAGCAAACGGCCTCCGCGCTCAAGGACGGGTGGCTCCATACGGGGGATGCCGGCCTTTTCGACCCGGACGGGCAGCTCGTCATCATCGATCGCGTCAAGGACGTGGCCATGCTGCAGGATGGCACGGTGTTCGCCCCGCAGTACATCGAGAACAAGCTCAAGTTCAGCGTCTATATCAAGGAAGCGGTGGCCGTGGGCAATGCGCGACCCTGTATCGCCGCCATGCTCAATATCGACATGGAGGTGGTGGGCAACTGGGCTGAGCGGCGCGGCATCAGCTATTCGGGGTATACCGACCTCGCCCAGAACCCCGCCACCTACGAGCTGATGCACGAGGAGATCCGTCGAGCCAATGACACCCTGGCCCCATCGCAGCGCGTCAAGCGCTTCGCCATCCTGCACAAGGAGCTGGACCCCGACGACGCCGAGATCACGAGAACCAGGAAGCTCCGCCGCGGGTTCATCAATGAAAAGTACGCGTCCATCATCGCCGCTCTCTACGATTCACGCGTCACGGCCGTGTCGATCCGGGCCACCGTGACCTACGAAGACGGGCGGACATCTGAGATGGAAAGGCAAATCCGCATCATGGACCTGGAGGGGGGCTAAGTGCCGGTGACCGCGCAGGAGGAGGAGATCGCGGCTCCCGGACCGGCGGGTGGCGCCGGCCGGGAGCCCCTCCTCCGCGTCGAGGAGATCACCGTCCACTTCGGCGCCGTCCAGGCCTTGAGCGACGTCAGCCTCGACATTCATCGAGGAGAGATCGTCGCCATCATTGGCCCCAACGGGGCGGGAAAGACCACCCTCCTGAACGTGATCAGCGGCTTCTACCATCCTCAGCGAGGCCGCATCGTCTTCGACGGCAAGGATCGAACCCAGCTCAAGCCCTTCGAAGTGGCGGAGCTCGGCATCGCGCGCACCTTCCAGAACGTCGCCCTCTTCAAGGGCATGACGGTGCTGGACAATATCATGACCGGTCGCCTGCTCAAGATGCGGGGGCACTTCCTCCTGGACGCCCTGTACTGGGGCCCGGCCCGGCGGCAGGAGCTCGAGCACCGGGCCGCCGTCGAGCGGGTCATCGACTTCCTGGAGATCCA
This window encodes:
- a CDS encoding AMP-binding protein yields the protein MLTPGLDTLPKLALDNSQRLAATVAIREKEFGIWQAHTWKDYVDHVRRIALGLASLGFRRGDKLAVIGDNRPQLYWTMVAAQALGGVPVPIYQDGIAAEIHYVIDHSESRMIICEDQEQVDKILEMKDKLPLVEVIVYDDPKGMRHYDHPWLVSLDQVQARGVEFARDHPGHWDAEVAQGLATDLAIINYTSGTTGFPKGVMISHGALIATARHFLEVEPMTRGDEIMAYLPMAWIGDSFFSLAVAFLAGCTVNCPEDASTVRHDFREIGPTMTFAPPRIWENILSQAQVRIEDANWLQRRLAKFFLPRGMLKARLELEGKPVPAQLRTLSWLGRWLVFDPLRDQLGFRRIRAAITGGAALGPDMIQFFRAIGVNLKQLYGATECCAPATLHRDGRVKLETVGSPLPGVDIKLSDRGEVLIRTDGLFAGYYKNPEQTASALKDGWLHTGDAGLFDPDGQLVIIDRVKDVAMLQDGTVFAPQYIENKLKFSVYIKEAVAVGNARPCIAAMLNIDMEVVGNWAERRGISYSGYTDLAQNPATYELMHEEIRRANDTLAPSQRVKRFAILHKELDPDDAEITRTRKLRRGFINEKYASIIAALYDSRVTAVSIRATVTYEDGRTSEMERQIRIMDLEGG
- a CDS encoding ABC transporter ATP-binding protein, with amino-acid sequence MAAPGPAGGAGREPLLRVEEITVHFGAVQALSDVSLDIHRGEIVAIIGPNGAGKTTLLNVISGFYHPQRGRIVFDGKDRTQLKPFEVAELGIARTFQNVALFKGMTVLDNIMTGRLLKMRGHFLLDALYWGPARRQELEHRAAVERVIDFLEIQAIRKTPAGRLPYGLQKRVELARALAAEPQLLLLDEPMAGMNVEEKEDMCRFVLDVHDEFGTTIALIEHDMSVVMDISDRVAVLDYGRKIAEGSPDAVRTDRAVIDAYLGVAHD